The following are from one region of the Streptomyces rubrogriseus genome:
- a CDS encoding M28 family peptidase, whose amino-acid sequence MRTCHAWPPLSHFWRTKVKRRFAVASLSLAVVLGLGTLPAVAAGTTPAAQSPDVDVTKVTAHLTELHSIAGRNGGTRRSTGQGYRDSVAYVKGKLQAAGYTVTEQPCTSGCSSGAGPNLIAEWPHGDANDVYMFGAHLDSVSAGPGMNDNGSGSAALLENALTLARQNPTMQGRVRFAWWTDEEQGLNGSDFYVRSLSSAQRSAITAYYNFDMIASTNGGYFVNHVTSSAAAPMKAYWDSLGLQPEENTEGAGRSDDYSFEQYGIPTSGYAMGASARKTSAQAAKWGGTAGSSYDPCYHRSCDNLDNINTTGLDRASDGIAYTIWQRAVGTGDDGGDGCDTTPVVNGGFESGSSPWTGDTGTIGAHSGQSAHTGTRFAWLAGYGSTHTESVGQTVTVPAGCTRLTYWLHIDTDETGTTAYDTFKVKADGTTLATLSNVDARDGYVQRTVDLGAHAGRQVALSFTGSEDGSLQTGFVLDDVSLLEG is encoded by the coding sequence ATGCGTACATGCCATGCGTGGCCACCCCTCAGCCACTTCTGGAGGACCAAGGTGAAACGAAGATTCGCCGTGGCGAGCCTGTCCCTCGCCGTCGTGCTCGGCCTCGGCACACTCCCCGCCGTCGCCGCCGGCACCACGCCCGCCGCCCAGTCGCCCGACGTCGACGTGACGAAGGTGACGGCGCACCTGACCGAGCTGCACTCCATAGCCGGGCGCAACGGCGGCACCCGCCGCTCGACCGGCCAGGGGTACCGCGACTCCGTCGCCTACGTGAAGGGCAAGCTGCAGGCGGCCGGTTACACCGTCACCGAGCAGCCGTGCACCTCCGGTTGCAGCAGCGGCGCCGGCCCCAACCTGATCGCCGAGTGGCCGCACGGCGACGCGAACGACGTGTACATGTTCGGCGCCCACCTGGACAGCGTCTCGGCGGGCCCCGGCATGAACGACAACGGCTCGGGCTCGGCCGCCCTCCTGGAGAACGCCCTGACCCTGGCGCGGCAGAACCCGACGATGCAGGGCCGGGTCCGCTTCGCCTGGTGGACCGACGAGGAACAGGGCCTCAACGGCTCCGACTTCTACGTCCGCTCGCTCTCCTCGGCGCAGCGGTCCGCGATCACGGCGTACTACAACTTCGACATGATCGCCTCCACCAACGGCGGCTACTTCGTCAACCACGTCACCTCGTCCGCCGCCGCGCCGATGAAGGCGTACTGGGACTCGCTGGGCCTGCAGCCCGAGGAGAACACCGAGGGCGCCGGGCGCAGCGACGACTACTCCTTCGAGCAGTACGGCATCCCGACCTCGGGCTACGCGATGGGCGCCAGTGCCCGCAAGACCTCCGCGCAGGCCGCCAAGTGGGGCGGTACCGCCGGGTCCTCGTACGACCCGTGCTACCACCGGTCGTGCGACAACCTGGACAACATCAACACCACCGGCCTGGACCGCGCGTCGGACGGCATCGCGTACACCATCTGGCAGCGCGCCGTGGGCACCGGCGACGACGGCGGCGACGGCTGCGACACCACCCCCGTCGTCAACGGCGGCTTCGAGAGCGGCAGCTCGCCGTGGACCGGGGACACCGGCACCATCGGCGCCCACTCGGGCCAGTCGGCGCACACCGGGACCCGCTTCGCGTGGCTCGCCGGTTACGGCTCCACGCACACCGAGTCGGTCGGCCAGACGGTGACCGTGCCGGCCGGATGCACCCGGCTGACGTACTGGCTGCACATCGACACCGACGAGACGGGCACGACGGCGTACGACACCTTCAAGGTGAAGGCCGACGGCACCACGCTCGCCACCCTGTCCAACGTGGACGCCCGCGACGGCTACGTGCAGCGCACGGTCGACCTCGGCGCCCACGCCGGCCGGCAGGTGGCCCTGAGCTTCACCGGCAGCGAGGACGGCAGCCTGCAGACCGGCTTCGTCCTGGACGACGTGAGCCTGCTGGAGGGCTGA
- a CDS encoding class II fumarate hydratase: MSEYRIEHDSMGEVRVPADAKWRAQTQRAVENFPVSGQRIERAHIEALARIKGAAAKVNAELGVLDEDLAGAIQEAAGEVAEGKWDEHFPVDVFQTGSGTSSNMNTNEVVATLASERLGRDVHPNDHVNASQSSNDVFPSSIHIAATAAVTRDLVPALDHLAGALERKAEEFADVVKSGRTHLMDATPVTLGQEFGGYAAQVRYGIERLQASLPRLAELPLGGTAVGTGINTPPGFSAAVIEEVARATGLPLTEARDHFEAQGARDGIVETSGQLRTIGVGLTKIANDLRWMASGPRTGLAEISLPDLQPGSSIMPGKVNPVIPEAVLMVAAQVTGNDATVAAAGAAGNFELNVMLPVIAKNVLESVRLLANVSRLLADRTVDGIVAHPERAREYAESSPSVVTPLNKYIGYEEAAKVAKRALAERKTIRQTVLEGGYVERGDLTKEQLDEALDVLRMTRP, encoded by the coding sequence ATGAGCGAATACCGCATCGAGCACGACTCCATGGGCGAGGTCCGCGTCCCCGCGGACGCCAAGTGGCGCGCCCAGACGCAGCGCGCCGTCGAGAACTTCCCCGTCTCCGGGCAGCGCATCGAGCGCGCGCACATCGAGGCGCTCGCGCGGATCAAGGGCGCGGCGGCGAAGGTCAACGCCGAGCTGGGAGTGCTCGACGAGGACCTCGCCGGCGCGATCCAGGAGGCGGCGGGTGAGGTGGCCGAGGGGAAGTGGGACGAGCACTTCCCCGTCGACGTGTTCCAGACCGGGTCCGGGACCTCGTCCAACATGAACACCAACGAGGTCGTCGCCACCCTGGCCAGTGAACGGCTCGGCCGCGACGTGCATCCCAACGACCACGTCAACGCCTCCCAGTCGTCCAACGACGTCTTCCCGTCCTCGATCCACATCGCCGCCACCGCCGCCGTCACCCGCGACCTGGTGCCGGCCCTGGACCATCTCGCCGGCGCTTTGGAGCGCAAGGCCGAGGAGTTCGCCGACGTGGTGAAGTCCGGGCGTACGCACCTCATGGACGCCACGCCCGTGACCCTGGGCCAGGAGTTCGGCGGCTACGCGGCCCAGGTGCGGTACGGCATCGAGCGGCTCCAGGCGTCGCTCCCCCGGCTCGCCGAGCTGCCGCTGGGCGGCACCGCGGTCGGCACCGGCATCAACACCCCGCCCGGCTTCTCCGCCGCCGTCATCGAGGAGGTGGCCCGCGCGACGGGGCTGCCGCTGACCGAGGCGCGCGACCACTTCGAGGCGCAGGGCGCCAGGGACGGCATCGTCGAGACCAGCGGGCAGCTGCGGACCATCGGCGTCGGACTCACGAAGATCGCCAACGACCTGCGCTGGATGGCGTCCGGGCCGCGCACCGGGCTCGCCGAGATCTCGCTGCCCGACCTCCAGCCCGGGTCGTCCATCATGCCCGGCAAGGTCAACCCGGTGATCCCCGAGGCGGTCCTCATGGTCGCCGCCCAGGTCACCGGCAACGACGCGACGGTCGCCGCGGCGGGCGCGGCCGGCAACTTCGAGCTGAACGTGATGCTGCCGGTCATCGCCAAGAACGTGCTGGAGTCGGTGCGGCTGCTCGCCAACGTCTCCCGGCTGCTGGCCGACCGGACCGTGGACGGGATCGTCGCGCACCCCGAGCGGGCCCGCGAGTACGCCGAGTCGTCCCCCTCCGTCGTCACGCCGCTCAACAAGTACATCGGGTACGAGGAGGCCGCCAAGGTCGCCAAGAGGGCGCTGGCCGAGCGGAAGACGATCCGGCAGACCGTGCTGGAGGGCGGATACGTGGAACGCGGCGACCTCACGAAGGAGCAGCTGGACGAGGCCCTGGACGTGCTGCGGATGACCCGCCCGTGA